The genomic window ATGGCCACCGCCTCCATGGCCGAGGCCTGCGCAGGCGCGGCCGCGAGCGCGGCCGTCATCGATTGCTGCAGCAGCTCCGAGCCGTTGAACAGCACTTCGCGCTTGTCCGCGAAGTGGCGAAAGAAAGTGCGCGGCGTGAGACCGGCGCGCTGCGCGATGGCCGCCACCGTGGTCTGCTCATAGCCGATCTCCGCGAACAGCTCCATGGCGGCCACGCGAAAGCGTCCTGCCGCATCGGGCTCCCAACGACCCATCGGACCTCCCAAGTGTTGACACAGTGTGACATCATAGGTTTATACTGATGTCACTTAATGACATCACTGGAGCATTCGATGAAGATTCTTGTCACTGGCGCGTCGGGCTGGATCGGCTCGGCCAGCGTCGCCGAACTCCTCGCGGCCGGGCACGAGGTGCTGGGCCTCGCCCGCAACGACGAAGCCGCCGCCCGGATCGAGCAGCTGGGCGCCGAGGTCGTGCGCGGCTCGCTGGACGATGTCGCGAGCCTGCGCGCCGCGGCGGCGCGCGCGGAAGGCGTGGTGCACCTCGGCTACAACCACGACTTCTCCCAGATGGCCGCGGCGGCCCGCACCGACCGCGCCGCCATCGACGCCTTCGCCGACGTCCTGCAGGGAACCGGCGGCCCGCTGCTGATCGCCTCGGGCACGCTGGGCCTGGCGCCCGGGCGCGTGGGCACCGAGGCCGACATGCCCGCGGCCGCGACCCATCCACGCATCGCGAACGCGGCGTACACGCTCGGCCTGGCGCAGCGCGGCATCCGCTCGCTGGTCGTGCGGTTCGCGCCGACGGTGCATGGCGCCGGCGGCGACCACGGCTTCGTCGCAACGCTGGCCCGGATCGCGCGAACCAAGGGCGTCTCCGCGTACCTGGGCGAAGGCCTCAACCGCTGGCCGGCCGTCCATCGGCTCGATGCCGGCAAGCTCGTGCAGCTCGCGATCGACAAGGCGCCACCGGCCACCGTCCTGCATGCGGTCGCCGAGGAAGGCATCGCCACCAAGGACATCGCGACGGCGCTGGGCCGGTTCCTCGACGTGCCGGCGGAGTCGATCCCCGCCGACCGCGCGGCTTCGCACTTCGACTGGATCGGCATGTTCTTCGGCGCCGATGCGCCCGCCGCCAATGCCAGGACGCGCGAAGTGCTCGGCTGGGAGCCGACGCGCGCGACGCTGCTGCAGGACATTGCCGCGGGGCACTATCCCGGGCACTGATCGCAGCTTCATCGCCACGATCGCCGCACCGAGGTCCCGATCGCGATCCCCGCCACGATCAGCCCCGTCGCCAGCAGCAGCGCGCCATCGGGCCTTTCTCCGAGCGCGAGGTCGGCCGCCAGCAAGCCCACCACCGGCACGCCGAGCAGGCCCATCGAGGTCACGGACGCCGGCAGGTCGCGGTTCACTGTGTTCATTGCCCAGCAGGCGAGCACGGTGCCGATGAGGTTGCTGTAGCCCAGCAGCGCGACGAGTTCCATCGACCAGGCGATGCGCGGCACGCCCTCGATGGCGAGCGCCAGCACCAGTTGCGCGCTGCTCGCCAGCAGCATCTGCCAGGGCAGCAGCTGGAACGGCGGCGTGGTCCACCGATGGGCACGCCCGTAGACGATGCAGGCGGCCCAGCAGGCCGCGGCCAGCAGGATCAGGCCGTGGCCGCGCACCACGCCGGCATCACGCCAGTCGACGGCCGCGGGCTGCAGCAGCACCAGCAGCCCCGCCACGCCGAGCCCCAGGCCCGCGGCGCGGCGCGCGGTGAAGGCCTCGCCGAGGAAGAAGCGGGCCGCGGGCAGCACCCACAGCGGCGTGGTGTAGGCCAGCACCACCGAGCGGCCCGCGCTCAGGTACTGCAGGCCCAGCGCGGCCAGCACCGAGAAGGCCACCATGTGCAGCAGGCCGACGCTCAGGATCACCGGCAGGTCGTGCCGCGTCGGCATGGCCAGCCGGCCCGAGACCGGCAGCACCACCCACAGCACGATGCACGCCGGCACCATGCGCAGCGTGGTGGCCCAGATCGGCGTGACGTGTTCCAGCACCACCTTGCCGACGCTCCAGTTCACGCCCCAGGCGGCGATGACGATTGCAAGCAGAAGGACGGCGGTGCCGCGCGGCGAGGCATTCGAGGACATGGCTGACGGTGGGCAGGGGATGGACCGGAAGCCGCTCAAGATAAGCCGGTGCGGCCTTTCGCACCAGCGATCCTTCTCTACACTGGCCGTGAAATCAATTCACACCATGGACCTCCAGCAACTCCCCCCGTTGACTGCCCTGCGCGCCTTCGCCGCTGCCGCCCAGGCCGGCAGCGTGGTCGGCGCCGCCGACCGGCTCAAGGTCACGCACAGCGCGGTGAGCCACCAGTTGCGTCTCATCGAAGCGTGGCTGGGCTGCAAGCTGTTCGAGCGCCATGCGGCGGGCGTGACGCTCACCGACGCCGGCCGGCGGCTGTTCGCGTGCACGGCCCGGGCGCTCGACGACATCGGCACCGTCTGCGCCGAGATCCGCGGCCAGCGGCCCGCCACCGCGCTGACCCTGGCCTGTCCCGGCAGCT from Variovorax paradoxus includes these protein-coding regions:
- a CDS encoding SDR family oxidoreductase, translating into MKILVTGASGWIGSASVAELLAAGHEVLGLARNDEAAARIEQLGAEVVRGSLDDVASLRAAAARAEGVVHLGYNHDFSQMAAAARTDRAAIDAFADVLQGTGGPLLIASGTLGLAPGRVGTEADMPAAATHPRIANAAYTLGLAQRGIRSLVVRFAPTVHGAGGDHGFVATLARIARTKGVSAYLGEGLNRWPAVHRLDAGKLVQLAIDKAPPATVLHAVAEEGIATKDIATALGRFLDVPAESIPADRAASHFDWIGMFFGADAPAANARTREVLGWEPTRATLLQDIAAGHYPGH
- a CDS encoding DMT family transporter, whose product is MSSNASPRGTAVLLLAIVIAAWGVNWSVGKVVLEHVTPIWATTLRMVPACIVLWVVLPVSGRLAMPTRHDLPVILSVGLLHMVAFSVLAALGLQYLSAGRSVVLAYTTPLWVLPAARFFLGEAFTARRAAGLGLGVAGLLVLLQPAAVDWRDAGVVRGHGLILLAAACWAACIVYGRAHRWTTPPFQLLPWQMLLASSAQLVLALAIEGVPRIAWSMELVALLGYSNLIGTVLACWAMNTVNRDLPASVTSMGLLGVPVVGLLAADLALGERPDGALLLATGLIVAGIAIGTSVRRSWR